The Oncorhynchus kisutch isolate 150728-3 linkage group LG14, Okis_V2, whole genome shotgun sequence genomic sequence ACTTCCATTCAGTTTACAAGAAAAATGGATAGCACAGGGATCCAAATATAAGGAGGACTATTGGGTAGCATTCCCACCATTCTCGTTCTTCTCGAGATTCATCAGGAACCAGGCGAAAATTAGAAATGACCCCAGCTTCACCCTCTACACCTCAACTAACCAGGTGTCCATGAAAACTGAGAAACCTACCAGGTACAGCAGCAAGACACCTGTGACTGTATACAAGACAGATGTGTCATCTGAGGCCTCAGACCACCAAACCAAACCCAGCAAGACAAAGGTTGAAAACCCTGACCGTCACTGCCCAATACATAACAAGCCTCATCCTCTTAAAAGGTGTCGTGGGTTTAGATACAAAACTCTAGATGAGCGCAAATCATATCTCAAAGACAATGGCATTTGTTTCCGATGTTGTGAGTCAACTCAGCACAGAGCTAAAGACTGTAAGGTTTCAATCAAGTGCTCTGAGTGCGACAGCGACAGGCATCTTGCTGCTCTGCATCCAGGCCCAGCCCCTACAAATACAGACACCGCTACAGCAGAGACAGAGCATGGCGGGGAGCAGGGTGACGATGCTCTTCTATCTGTCACCTCAAAGTGTACAGAGATCTGTGGTGAGGCAGTCAATCCAAGATCATGTTCAAAAATATGCCTAGTCAAAGCTTATCCGGCTGGGAAAAGAGAGAAAGCTGTCAAAATGTATGTAGTGCTTGATGAACAGAGTAACAAATCTCTGGCCAAGACagagtttttcagtctcttcaaCATCAATGACAACTCTGCTCCATACACCATGAAGACGTGTTCTGGGGTAACAGAGACTTCAGGCAGGAGAGCCGTCAACTTCATGGTGGAGTCTATAGATGGACACATGCAGCTCACTCTCCCTACCCTGATAGAGTGTGATATGATGCCAGACGATAGGATGGAGATTCCCTCCCCCGACATTGCGTATCATCATCCCCATCTGCAACCAGTTATGGACAGAATTCCAGCTGTGGACCCAGACGCTCCCATCCTCCTGCTCTTAGGACGAGACATCTTAAGGGTACACAAGGTACGAGAGCAAATCAATGGGCCCCACGACACTCCTTATGCACAGCGACTCGACCTCGGGTGGGTCATCGTAGGTGAGGTCTGTCTGGGAACGGCTCACCGACCAGCCAATGTTAACGTGTTCAGGACAAACATACTTCAAAATGGTCGCACATTCTATCTGAGCCCTTGCCCTGACATCATCCAGGTGAAAGAGAACTACAACAGCGTAGCTCAGaaacacatctctccctctacagtgCACTTGAGAGATCCAAACACAACTGTGAACACAGACAGCCTGGGATGTTCCGTGTTCGACAAAACACAAGACGATGATAAACCAGCACCATCAGTGGAGGACAAAGCCTTCTTggacattatggacaaacaggttTTCCAGGATGATGGAAACAACTGGGTGGCTCCACTACCCTTTCGCCCCACTAGACGTCGCCTTCCTAATAACAGGGAGCAGGCCATGAACCGTCTCACATCACTTCGCAGGACTTTAGACAAAAAGCCTGACATGAAGCGTCATTTTATTGACTTCATGCAAAAGATGCTGGATAACGACCAAGCCGAACCTTCACAGCCACTAGAAGGAGACGAAGAACGTTGGTATCTGCCCATATTTGGTGTTTACCATCCACAAAAGCCTGAACAAATACGAGTAGTATTTGACTCCGGTGCTAAGTGTCAAGGCGTGTCACTTAACGATGTTCTGCTCAGTGGTCCAGACTTAAACAACACACTCTTGGGTTTCCTAATGCGTTTCCGCAAGGATTGCATTGCACTAACAGCAGATGTGCAACACATGTTTTACTGTTTTGGTGTACGTGAGGATCACAGAGATTACTTAAGGTTTCTCTGGTATGAAGACAACAACCCAGATGGAAACATAACCGAGTACAGGATGAAAGTGCATGTATTTGGGAACAGCCCTTCACCAGCCGTAGCCATCTACTGCATGAGACGAGCAGCGCTACAGGGTGAGAAGGAACATGGGTCAGAACCCAAGCAATATGTAGTGAGGAACTTCTACGTCGATGATGGTCTGACATCAGTAGCTACTACAGAAGAAGCTGTCAACATTCTAAGAAAAACACAAGCAATGTTGGCGGAGTCCAACATGAAACTACACAAGATTGCATCCAATAGCAAAACAGTTATGGAAGCCTTCCCTATGGAGGACCGTGCGAAAGACTTAAAAGATCTGGACCTAGGAGTGGATCCTCTCCCCTTTCAACGGAGTCTGACTTTCCTAGAACCTGGAAACAGACAGCTTCTCATTCCAGGTGTCCCACAATGAGAAGCCTTTTACGCGGAGAGGCATCCTGTCCACAGTGAATAGTCTTTATGACCCCCTTGGGTTCGTGGCTCCAATAACAATGCAAGGTAAAGCCTTAATCAGAGAACTCTCTTCTGATCAGAGTGAGTGggatgcccctcttcccacagaaAAAGAAGAGGAATGGAAAATGTGGAAGGAATCTTTGATGGAGTTGGAACATATGAATATTCAGCGGACCTACATCCCAGTCTCCTTGTCTACCACTCAAAGAAGAGAGCTACACATCTTCTCGGATGCCTCTACAGTAGCCATAGGAGCGGTAGCCTACCTGAGAGTTATTGACTCGGAAGGTCAATGCCATGTTGGATttgtcatggggaaatcaaaattgGCCCCTCGTCCGGCCCACACTATCCCACGCCTAGAACTGTGTGCGGCTTTGCTAGCTGTTGAGATGTATGAACTGATCAAAGACGAAATTGACATTGATATACATGCAGCCAAGTTCTACACAGACAGTAAGATAGTTCTCGGTTACATCCACAATGTCACCAAAAGATTCTATGTTTATGTTGCCAATAGGATAACTCGCATCAGGAAGTCTACCCATCGCAATCCAGCAGACCATGCAACCAGGCCCATACTTGCTGCGCTCTTAAAACACACTAGTTGGTTCTCAGGTCCACAGTTCCTGACCCAAACAAACTCGAGTAAGCCTGAGAACATCAATTTTGACCTTGTAGAGCCTCACACAGATGCAGAGATTCGACCAGACGTCACTGTCTTTGCCTCTAAAGTTTCTAGAGCTCAACTCGGCTCTCATCGCTTTGAGAGGTTCTCAAGCTGGAAAACTCTCAATCGAGCAACAGCACGACTCATTCATGTTGCAAGATCCTTCCATGAAGGTGCAGACAACACCAGCTGCAGAGGCTGGCATGACTGTAATAAACCATGCGGTACAAGTGAGTTGTCACAAGCCAAAACAGCAATCATTCACTGTGTGCAACATGAAGCCTTCAGAGAGGAATTCAAATGCATTGAAAAAGGAAAAGAGTTCCCAAAGCAAAGTACACTCAAAAAGCTGAACCCAGTGATTGATGAGGATGGGTTGCTGAGGGTGGGAGGCCGCTTATCCTCCGCCGACATGTTACAAGACGAAAAACATCCTCTCATCATCCCACGGACACATCATGTTGCCACTCTGCTGGTAAGACATTATCACGAGCAAGTGGCTCACCAAGGCCGTCATTTTTCAGATGGAGCTATTCGAGCAGCAGGCTTCTGGATTATTGGGAGCAAACGTCTGGTCTCTGGTATCATTCACAAGTGTGTCACCTGCCGCAAGGTTAGAGGGAGGTTAGTTGACCAAAAAATGGCTGACTTGCCTGCAGACAGACTCACATCTGAACCACCATTCACCAGCGTTGgacttgatgtgtttggaccatggaaTGTCATAACTCGTCGCACTAGAGGTGGTAGTGCAGACTCCAAGCGCTGGGCGGTGCTCTTTACATGTATGTCTACTAGAGCAGTCCATATCGAGCTTATCGAATCCATGTCCACATCAAGCTTCATCAACGCGCTGAGGCGTTTTTTCGCTATCCGTGGTCCAGCAAAAGTGCTACGGTCTGATCGAGGTACAAACTTCATAGGTGCCTGCAGGGAACTGGGTATCGACACAAATGACTCAGAACTGACTAAATACCTCTCAGATAAGGGATGTACTTGGATATTTAATCCTCCACACTCGTCTCATATGGGTGGTTCTTGGGAGAGACTCATTGGGGTTGCCAGACGTATTCTTGATGCTATGCTGTTTCAGACGGGCTCCACTCGTCTCACACATGAGGTCTTGAGCACTCTTATGTCTGAAGTTATGGCAATAATCAATGCGAGACCCTTAGTGTCAGTATCAACCGACCCTGACATGCCTACCATTCTCACACCCTCAATGTTACTTACACAAAAGACCAGCGCTACCTCAGCCCCTTCTGGATACTTCAGCATGAACGACCTTCATGGAAAACAGTGGAAGCAAGTCCAGTGTCTCGCTGACACCTTTTGGAAAAGGTGGAGACAGGAGTACCTGACAACGCTGCAGAGACGCAGAAAATGGACAGCAGAAAAGCCAAATGTAAAAGTGGGAGATGTTGTCTTATTGAAAGACAGTCAGGCACACAGAAATGACTGGCCAGTCGGGCTTGTGGTAAAAACCTTTCCCAGTACTGACAAAAAGGTTAGGAAAGTAGAACTAAAAATTGTCAAGCAAGGAGCTGCTAAGGTGTTTCTGAGACCAATCTCAGAGATTGTTGTTCTTCTCTCTGAAGCATCCTAGAGACAAAAGATAAAAATAGAAAGGACATTATTTGTTTCttgatatgttttatttcatagtggcaCAATTTCATTATGCCAGGCGGGGagtgtgctgccatcctgttagaaggtaacagattattttattacaatggttaaattggattttcattgtgttcaatggtgttatttgccccctagtggcgctttctggtacttagaaagacgacgcaaacaggaagtacagaatTAGTTTTGCACGCAAAGAAGCAGCTACAAACAACGCTACGGTGCAGGTCTTTCGgttatttcttgtcacgcttcagccttggaaatatttgtttgtaagttcgattcaagcatttagctaatgatgataatcttgttattgatagagttgcttacatatcaatattggttgcatttactcacaaattgcaatgcctttaaatgtatgtcgttagctgtattactttgctcgtgcgtcatgcaaacgaattgtaaagtatacaatactgtagttttgttactgttcctagtgtaatatgctttgttattctacATAAATGTTTGTACATTAGAGTAATGAAAGGAACCAATTACCATATGAGtaacaattagctatatggtttggcatcatgccagatgcatggtaccttagcacgtgctttgtatttatgcaacttcaaatgtttaatgtacagctacagtatgtcggtgtgaattgaatactaaagtatattctttttctgtattttgcagtttcacaacataaacgttttcaatatattcattcaagaaaagtcacgccttgggagttttattgaagacttagttgttagctatctgtctagttttgcatgggaacgcaactcaaggacagaataacacatatggaatcatgtagaaaccacaaaagggttaaacaaatcaaaatatattttatatttgaggttcttcaaaaagccaccctttgcctctaTGAtagctttgcagactcttggcattctctcaactagcttcacctggaatgcatttccaacagtcttgaaggaattcccacatatgctgagcacttgttggctgcttttccttcactatgcggcccgaatcatcccaaaccatctcaatttggttgaggtggGTCTTCCaatcctgtggcagtcctcatgagcgccagtttcatcatagcgcttgatggtttttgtaactgcacttgaaaaaactttcagagttcttgaaatgttccgtattgactgaacttcatgtcttaaactaatgatgaactgtagtttctctttgcttatttgagctattcttaacataatatggacttggtcttttgccaaagagggctatcttctgtaaacccctcctaccttgtcacaacacaactgattgactcaaacacattacaaaggaaagaaattccacaaattaacttttatgAAGGCTcaccttgtcacgccctggccatagagaggcttttattctctgtttTGGGTATGCccgggtgtgactagggtgggcattccaGTTTCTTTATttatatgttttctgtttctgtgtttttggttctcaatcagggacagctgtctatcgttgtctctgactgggaatcacacttaggcagccttttttactttgtattttgtgggtagttgactttgttagtggcactatagccctactaagcttcacggtcgtttctttgtttcttgttttgttggtgacatttatattaataaaggaaaatgtacgctcaccaccctgcaccttggtccggtcatttccacgaCGACGTCCgtgacacacctgttaatttaaatgcattccaggtgactacctcatgaagctggttaagagaatgccaagagtgtgcaaagctatcatctaggcaaagggtggctatttgaagaatctcaaatttaaaatatattttaaaactgtaacccttttttggttactacattattctacattgtagaaaatagtaaaagtaaaggaaaaacccttgaatgagtagatgttctaaaacgtttgaccggtactgtatttattacattttttattaaacctttatttaactaggcaagtcagataagaacaaattcttatttacaatgatggcctaccccggccaaaccctaacccggacgatgctgggccaattgtgcaacgCCCTATGAGACCCCcagtcatggccagttgtgatacagcctggaatcgaaccagggtctgtagtgacacttctaacactgagatgcagtgccttaaactgcTGCTCATCCCATAGGTTTCTACATTATTCACATTTACCACATTAACCAAGGTATGAATACTgttgtgtgcatgttttgttGATCATCTGTGTAACTACTATTTTTTTGGTTCACAGACTTCACCCTATCTACACTGAATATAACAGGAAAGCTGTTTGGTCACCATGCACCCAaaaaatcattctggctatggatacggagaacatcaacacatATTAACATCAACATGTCAGAGGATATACACattggacttggggctctgctgggTGTTTACCTCAAATTTGATTTTTAAttctgctttgccactaaaatcataataaacactgaaAACTAAAATAGTGTGTTAttgttatgcatattattattaataattataggggagggggggtagTAAAAATGttccccaaaaggttcttcaaaaggttctttGAGGAGCTATTAAAAGGGGTTATTTAAAGAACATATAGGGGTccccccacagtttcaatttgaagaacccctaagGATACTCCAGGAAGCTTTAATTtttagattattatttttttgtaaatatgatttttttgataggccttaatgtgtttgaaccccaggaagagtaatagGATCCCAAAAAAATCCAAATCCTAATGGCATAGCCATTATCTGATCTTCCTTCTCATGCTCTTTACATGTAAATATTGCATTTAATTTTCCACTAGCCTGCAGCGCTCTCTGAACAGCAACTGTCGCTGCCAGCCCAGCTAATCAACCACGTGTGGAAGTAGCTGAAAACCCAGTGAGTGGAGTGAATCTCAATTAAACGTATCTGCTGGTCAGACATGGAGATGCATCACTGTCCAAGGGGCGGTGCGCTTGCGCTGAAGGTGATCCCGGGTTTATATTCGCCAAGGAGCTCTCTGCAACCAAGCAGTGCGTCACACATGCCCAGACCAGCTAGGATCCCCTTCCACAAAATCAATCAGGTATCACAAATCAGTCGCTCAAATAATATTTACTCTCCATGGGAATCACAACATTGAATCCCGTCCCTGCGTTTTGATTTCTTTGCTCTATCCAATTGTATACAAAAGTGTTTCACTCTGCAGATACGATTTTGTATTTTTCTTCGAGTCGCTTTTAAAATAATCTACATTCATTTTTTCTTTCTCATTAAACAGATTTGCCATAGTTTCGAAGTTTTGTTAGAATATAGCGAGAGCGCCTCAACATCATCATTAGAGTCCTAAAGCGAAGCTATGGCTATTGGATAACGCAGACCTGCGGCTGTCTTCAAAGTTCAATTTCGGACGTGCGGTTTCCTCGTCTGTAGGAAAAAAATGAAATCTGCTGAAGAGGGTGAGTAGGCTCTTCCTTTTACTTTTGAATGTCAGACTGCGTTTTAGAGTAATATTGCATTCATAAACGATAATTCCATCGACATGGATGATTTTGCGTGTTTGATAGCTGCCTGTCTTGTCTAGTGGTGCACTTTCTCTTCGGGTGTCTGTGAATGAGTTTCTCCTCTGTTTCGATGGCCTACTATTATAAATGTATGACAATGTAGAAGCCTACTGAATACTGAGATGATTATACGATATGCTAACAATAATGACCGCTTAATTTACCcgatcaaaaatataaacgcaacatacaacaatttcaaattgtagttcatataagtaaatcagtcaattggaTTAAATGCATTAGGTCCTAATCTGTGGATATCACATGACTGACAATACATTCAtgtgaattgaaattgaatttaaAATATGGGTAggagcatggatcagaaaaccagtcagtatctggtgtgaaccccatttgcctcatgcagcgtgacacgtctctttcacatagagttgatcaggctgttgattgtggcctgtggaatgttcacccactcctcttcaatggttgtgcaaagttgctggacattgtcaggaactggaacacgctgtagtACTCGTCGAACCAGAccatcccaaacatgttcaatgggtgatatgtctggtgagaatgcaggccttggaagaactgggacattttcagcttccaggaattgtgtacagatccttgcggcatggggccgtgcattatcatgctgaaacatgaggtgatagcgGTGGATAAATggtacaacaatgggcctcaggatctcgtcacggtatctcagtgcattcaaattgccatcaataaaatgcaattgtgattgttgtccgtagctcattcctgccaataccataaccccaccccaTAACCCCATTGGGCACTCTTGACAACGTTGGCATCAGCAAATTGCTGGCCCACACGAccccatacacgctgtctgccatctgcccgatacagttgaaaccggggttcatccatgaagagcacacttctccagcttgCCAGTGGCCactgaaggtgagcatttgcccactgaagtggGTTAAGACacagaactgcagtcaggtcaagaccctggtgaggacaacaagcatgcagatgagcttccctgagacggtttctgacagtttgtgtggAAATTCTTTGATTGTGCTAACCCACTGTTTCATCAGCTGCCTGGGTGGCTGATCtaagatgatcccgcaggtgaagaagctggatgtggaggtccttggctggcatggttacacgtggtctgcggttattTGGCCGGTTGGACGAACTTGgccaaattttctaaaattaAGTTGGAAGCGgtttatggtaaagaaattaacataacattatctggcaaaagctctggtggacatacctgcagtcagcatgccaattgcacactccctcaacatctgtggcattgtgttgtgagactgcacattttagagtggtgttttgttgtccccaacacaagatgtacctgtgtaatgatcatgctgtttaatcagattcttgacaATCATCACCGGTCAGATggatggcaaaggagaaatgctcactaacagggatgtaaataaatgTGTGCACAATTTGAGCTAAGTAATATTTTTGTGTGTGAAAAAAAATcatggatcttttatttcagctcatgaaacatgggaccaacacttcacatgttgcgtgtatatttctgttcagtatatatcCATGGTAGCTACTTACGTTATGAAATAATTATTTGGTTTCATCAAAAGGTTtatatagtacccattaaaattGTATGTATTGAGGGGAAAaatggtttatactgtacatATTGGGGACATGTTTATATTGCCTTAAGGAATGATGAACTTTGAAACACATGGGTCTTTATTATGAGAGCTACATTACATTGAGGCACCCCTCCTATGAGTAGGGAATGGTGGGTGTGGCACAAAAGCTCTCATTCAGGATGGTTTACTCAAATTGGTAATCCATGCCTCTGTCTTTTCTTGCATGAGTAAACATTTGAAGAGAAATTGACCCAAAATGTACAGTGTTTCAGTGTGTAAGTCTAGATTTAATACAATTCAGTCAGAGAGCGCACACAACTACCAGTGGTTCTCGTTGGTAAAATGGCATCTTCTATGCAATCCAGTAAGAATTGACATGGAAACATTGCAAAGCTGTGACACCACTGTGATGTTAAGGTTATTACATTGTGATTATGTTGTGGGAGTCATGTGGTGGTGCACTGATGTCATGTCTTTATGGTTCCCTCAGTAGTCTCTTAATTCACAGCAGACAGGAGCTCTGGCGACTGCATGCTGTCTGAGACTGGACTGGTCTTAAGAGCTGACTAGTAAGATTACTCAGGTCCGTGTACCCTTAACCACCTcttcccccattcttctctgtctgtGCCACATGGGTAGTCAGTCTGGCTCTTATGCCCTCATACCCAGTAAGGGAGCTGGCATCTTGAACCTCTCCTGTTGGGTACAGATTGCACCTTTAGTCATGCAAACTAGCCATGTGGCACCCCATCATGAGCAACACCATCACAGCAGCTTTCTTTGTAATTAACTGGCAACTACAGTATGTCTTTCAGTGTGTGAGCCAATGAAAGTATGTATGGACCCTAATTCTAACTCATTCTATGTATTTACTTTTCAGATGCATACAGACACACCCCCAACACCAGTCTCTCCCTGGGCAAATCCTGCCTGCCCTCCCAGTACCACAGTCTCCAGTCTGGCCCCACCATCTCAGTGTCCATCAGCCAGCCTCCTAGCTACAGTGCCCAGAACGACATGAGGACAGTGGGTTACTACTCATCCCCTAGCATCCATCCAACCGAGGCCCCGGTCCTCGAGAGCCCTCGTATTGAGATCACAGCCTATGGGCAGTTTcctgaggaggaggtggaagagagcaACAACCTTCCTGTACCTAAACAGGTCAACTCCATTGTGACACTGACGTTGCCCAACGCAGATGGCTACCGTGACCCCAGCTGCCTCAGCCCGGCCAGCAGTGTGTCGTCACGCAGCTGTCACTCCGAGGCCTCGTCCTACGAGTCGGGCTTCTCCTACAACTACGAAAACTCACCCCAGAACTCGCCCTGGCAGTCGCCCTGCGTCTCTCCCAAGGGCTCCTCCACTCTCGCCCTGCCGGGTGAAACTTGCACCCATGCGGACTCCCCACATaactccccctctacctcccctctttcTAGTGTCATGGATGACAGCTGGATGGGCCAGCGGGGCTCCAGGCCCAACTCCCCTTGTGGTGGGAAGAGAAAATGCAGCTTCAACGGAACCACAACCTCCAAGTCCCCCTACTCCCCCAACCACTCCCCTGGGCCTTCCCCTCACACCTCCCCACGCCTCAGTGTCACAGACGAGTCCTGGATGCCTAACAACACCAACCAGTACACCAACTCAGCCATAGTTGCAGCCATCAATGCTCTGACCACAGACGGTGTGGCAGACCTGGGTGAGGGCATCCCTCTGAAGGCCCGGAAGACCAGCCTGGAGCCTGGGGCAGTTTGCCTGAAGGTCGAGCCTGGACGAGAGGAGCTCAGCCCTGGGGAGCTTTGTCAGGATGAGTACTCCTCCTCCCGCCTGCCCTTAAAGAAGGAGAACTACTGTGGCGGGTTACTGGATGTGCCATCGCACCCATACTCATGGTCCAAGCCAAAGCAATATGTCAGGTAAGCTGAAGAAGACTTTGACTGACTGA encodes the following:
- the LOC116353456 gene encoding uncharacterized protein LOC116353456, encoding MWKESLMELEHMNIQRTYIPVSLSTTQRRELHIFSDASTVAIGAVAYLRVIDSEGQCHVGFVMGKSKLAPRPAHTIPRLELCAALLAVEMYELIKDEIDIDIHAAKFYTDSKIVLGYIHNVTKRFYVYVANRITRIRKSTHRNPADHATRPILAALLKHTSWFSGPQFLTQTNSSKPENINFDLVEPHTDAEIRPDVTVFASKVSRAQLGSHRFERFSSWKTLNRATARLIHVARSFHEGADNTSCRGWHDCNKPCGTSELSQAKTAIIHCVQHEAFREEFKCIEKGKEFPKQSTLKKLNPVIDEDGLLRVGGRLSSADMLQDEKHPLIIPRTHHVATLLVRHYHEQVAHQGRHFSDGAIRAAGFWIIGSKRLVSGIIHKCVTCRKVRGRLVDQKMADLPADRLTSEPPFTSVGLDVFGPWNVITRRTRGGSADSKRWAVLFTCMSTRAVHIELIESMSTSSFINALRRFFAIRGPAKVLRSDRGTNFIGACRELGIDTNDSELTKYLSDKGCTWIFNPPHSSHMGGSWERLIGVARRILDAMLFQTGSTRLTHEVLSTLMSEVMAIINARPLVSVSTDPDMPTILTPSMLLTQKTSATSAPSGYFSMNDLHGKQWKQVQCLADTFWKRWRQEYLTTLQRRRKWTAEKPNVKVGDVVLLKDSQAHRNDWPVGLVVKTFPSTDKKVRKVELKIVKQGAAKVFLRPISEIVVLLSEAS